A region of the Deltaproteobacteria bacterium genome:
CCTCACGACCCTCCTCGGCACGACGCTCATCATCTTCGTGCTGGTGCGGGTCGTCCCGGCCGACCCCGCCGTGACCATCGCCGGCCCGAAGGCCGACCCCGAGACGCTGGCCATGATCCGCAAGGACCTCGGGCTCGATGACCCGGTGATGGTGCAGTACGGTCGCTACCTGGCCCGCCTCGCGCGCGGCGACCTCGGCCGCTCCTACATGACCGGGCGGCGGGTGGCGGACGTGATCGCCGAGCGCCTGCCGGCCACTGCGTGGCTGGCACTCACAAGCCTCGCGCTCGGCTTCTTCCTCGGGCTGGTGCTCGGCATCGTGACGGCCGCGCGCCGGGGCTCGCTGATCGACGTCGTGGTGCTGCTCGGGACGCTGATCGGCCTCTCGATCCCGACCTTCTGGCTCGCGAACCTCCTCATCTACGAGTTCAGCTATCGCCTGAAGCTGCTGCCGCTCGGTGGGTACGGATCAGGAGGCGCCTGGTGGCGGCCGAACCCGCTGAACCTCATCCTTCCGGCAATTACGCTCGCGATCGTCGAGTTCTTCTTCTACACCCGCTTCGTGCACACCAACGTGGGCGGCACGCTGGCGAGCGACTACATCCGCACCGCGCGCGCCAAAGGCGCCCCGCCGGCGCGCCTCTACTTCGTGCACGCGCTGCGCAACGCGCTCATCCCGATCGTGACGATCCTCGGCCTCGACATCGCCGCGCTCATGAGTGGCGTCGTGCTCACCGAGACCGTCTTCAACTGGCCCGGCCTCGGCCGGCTCGCCGTGCAGGCGGTGTTCAATCTCGACATCCCGCTCGTGGCCGGCACGGTCCTCTTCTCGGCCGTGCTCGTGCTGGTCGCGAACCTGGTCGTCGACCTGCTCTACGGCGTCATCGACCCGCGGGTGCAGCGTGCCTGAGGCCGCACCCACCGGGCTCGGCTCGCGCCGCCGGAGCCGGCGGCTCTTCGCAGCCGGCCTCGTGCTGGTAGGGGCGCTCGGGCTAGTCGCGCTCGCCGCGCCCTGGCTCACGGCCTACGACCCCGACGCGATCGTGGTCGCGACCT
Encoded here:
- a CDS encoding ABC transporter permease, with product MIGYVVRRVLRALTTLLGTTLIIFVLVRVVPADPAVTIAGPKADPETLAMIRKDLGLDDPVMVQYGRYLARLARGDLGRSYMTGRRVADVIAERLPATAWLALTSLALGFFLGLVLGIVTAARRGSLIDVVVLLGTLIGLSIPTFWLANLLIYEFSYRLKLLPLGGYGSGGAWWRPNPLNLILPAITLAIVEFFFYTRFVHTNVGGTLASDYIRTARAKGAPPARLYFVHALRNALIPIVTILGLDIAALMSGVVLTETVFNWPGLGRLAVQAVFNLDIPLVAGTVLFSAVLVLVANLVVDLLYGVIDPRVQRA